One Carassius gibelio isolate Cgi1373 ecotype wild population from Czech Republic chromosome A7, carGib1.2-hapl.c, whole genome shotgun sequence DNA window includes the following coding sequences:
- the LOC128016984 gene encoding proline-serine-threonine phosphatase-interacting protein 1 isoform X2, which produces MALLFCDAFWGTDFTDQSGYEAILQRLQDGRHMCKDVEELLKMRALAEEKYGRDLVAIARKAEGQTEIGTLKASFDKLKAEIEKTGNLHIHLSESIKEEVQKIEAFREHQREQRKKLEEIIEKLQKPKTLLHKKTIDSKRLYEQRCKEAEEAEQSVGKKTNVNTSTHRQSEKVMNRARLCRQAASLAEKQYKLNVDQLVKTCQDWDRTYRSACEVFQQQESERINILRCALWDHCNLISMQCVQDDDCYEEVRKLLEQCDIIADNNCFIKMKKTASCPPAPIEFQSYSDLDANGGVRGVETKRLSAVLPGTSFSGYPDAGSNSAGTYTSAQQTGGVTEKYMVLYDFKAQMMNCLSVKDKLSQSPSKARMGGGKHGGMEYPGWSLERT; this is translated from the exons ATGGCTTTACTGTTCTGCGATGCCTTTTGG GGTACTGACTTCACTGACCAGTCAGGATATGAGGCAATATTGCAGAGGTTACAGGATGGCAGGCACATGTGCAAAGATGTAGAAGAACTGTTGAAAATGAG AGCACTAGCAGAGGAGAAGTACGGCCGAGATCTGGTGGCAATTGCTCGGAAGGCAGAAGGTCAAACCGAGATTGG AACATTAAAGGCATCGTTTGACAAGTTAAAAGCAG AAATTGAGAAGACTGGAAACCTGCACATCCATCTCTCTGAAAGCATAAAGGAGGAAGTTCAGAAAATAGAGGCATTTCGAGAGCACCAGAGGGAACAGAGAAAAAAG CTTGAAGAGATAATTGAAAAACTCCAGAAGCCTAAAACGCTGTTGCACAAGAAGACCATCGAT TCAAAAAGGTTATATGAACAGAGGTGTAAGGAGGCTGAAGAAGCTGAGCAATCAGTGGGGAAGAAGACAAATGTGAACACATCCACCCACCGGCAGTCAGAAAAG GTGATGAACAGGGCCCGATTATGCAGGCAAGCAGCTAGCCTGGCAG AAAAGCAGTACAAATTGAATGTTGATCAATTAGTGAAGACTTGCCAGGACTGGGACAGGACATACAGGAGTGCATGTGAG GTGTTTCAGCAGCAGGAGTCTGAGCGCATTAATATCTTACGCTGTGCATTATGGGATCATTGCAATCTGATATCCATGCAGTGTGTCCAGGATGATGAC TGCTATGAAGAAGTAAGAAAGCTTTTAGAGCAGTGTGACATCATCGCTGACAACAACTGcttcattaaaatgaaaaagacagCCAGTTGTCCTCCAG CTCCCATTGAGTTTCAGAGTTACTCTGACCTGGACGCTAATGGAGGAGTCAGGGGGGTTGAAACGAAAAG ATTATCTGCCGTTCTTCCAGGGACTTCTTTCAGTG GGTATCCAGACGCAGGCAGTAATTCGGCCGGAACATACACATCAGCTCAACAAACAGGAGGAGTAACTGAGAAGTACATGGTGTTATATGATTTTAAAGCTCAG ATGATGAACTGTCTGTCAGTAAAGGACAAGTTGTCACAGTCACCGAGCAAGGCGAGGATGGGTGGTGGAAAGCATGGAGGGATGGAATATCCGGGCTGGTCCCTGGAACGTACTTGA
- the LOC128016315 gene encoding snaclec 5-like, whose translation MFCRENYADLSAIDSQEELLRFKNDSKNQIAASTHSWIGLSKPSVNGGWVWSDGSVNISMAWRTGQPDSPNTAFCGKSSGGELYDYDCGKQYPFFCYEWVPELILVMENKSWEEALEHCRTQHSGLASLPTSLHLFQANSKTADLQTPSVWTGLRFLAGSWFWVNGESLGNLVQLPVCPASPLYCGSQNLAAKYWENRDCSEKLNFVCYKRSD comes from the coding sequence ATGTTTTGCAGAGAGAATTATGCTGACCTGTCCGCCATAGACAGCCAAGAGGAACTTCTAAGGTTCAAAAACGATTCAAAGAATCAGATAGCTGCTAGCACACACAGCTGGATTGGACTGAGCAAGCCCTCTGTTAATGGAGGATGGGTTTGGAGTGATGGAAGCGTAAACATTTCTATGGCATGGAGGACTGGTCAACCGGACAGCCCCAATACTGCATTTTGTGGTAAGAGTTCAGGTGGTGAATTGTATGACTACGATTGCGGAAAACAGTACCCCTTTTTCTGCTACGAGTGGGTGCCTGAACTGATCCTGGTGATGGAGAACAAGAGCTGGGAGGAGGCTTTAGAACACTGCAGGACTCAACACTCTGGCTTGGCCTCTCTACCAACCAGTTTGCATCTCTTCCAAGCCAATAGCAAGACTGCAGACTTGCAAACCCCCAGCGTGTGGACAGGTTTGCGCTTCCTGGCAGGCTCCTGGTTCTGGGTCAATGGGGAGTCTCTGGGAAATTTGGTCCAGCTGCCAGTTTGCCCCGCCAGTCCACTTTACTGTGGATCTCAAAACCTGGCAGCTAAATATTGGGAGAACAGAGACTGTTCAGAGAAACTCAATTTTGTATGTTATAAAAGATCAGATTAA
- the LOC128016984 gene encoding proline-serine-threonine phosphatase-interacting protein 1 isoform X1, whose translation MALLFCDAFWGTDFTDQSGYEAILQRLQDGRHMCKDVEELLKMRALAEEKYGRDLVAIARKAEGQTEIGTLKASFDKLKAEIEKTGNLHIHLSESIKEEVQKIEAFREHQREQRKKLEEIIEKLQKPKTLLHKKTIDSKRLYEQRCKEAEEAEQSVGKKTNVNTSTHRQSEKVMNRARLCRQAASLAEKQYKLNVDQLVKTCQDWDRTYRSACEVFQQQESERINILRCALWDHCNLISMQCVQDDDCYEEVRKLLEQCDIIADNNCFIKMKKTASCPPAPIEFQSYSDLDANGGVRGVETKRLSAVLPGTSFSGYPDAGSNSAGTYTSAQQTGGVTEKYMVLYDFKAQEDDELSVSKGQVVTVTEQGEDGWWKAWRDGISGLVPGTYLTKISPQSYSTRLTAAHPEHNPIK comes from the exons ATGGCTTTACTGTTCTGCGATGCCTTTTGG GGTACTGACTTCACTGACCAGTCAGGATATGAGGCAATATTGCAGAGGTTACAGGATGGCAGGCACATGTGCAAAGATGTAGAAGAACTGTTGAAAATGAG AGCACTAGCAGAGGAGAAGTACGGCCGAGATCTGGTGGCAATTGCTCGGAAGGCAGAAGGTCAAACCGAGATTGG AACATTAAAGGCATCGTTTGACAAGTTAAAAGCAG AAATTGAGAAGACTGGAAACCTGCACATCCATCTCTCTGAAAGCATAAAGGAGGAAGTTCAGAAAATAGAGGCATTTCGAGAGCACCAGAGGGAACAGAGAAAAAAG CTTGAAGAGATAATTGAAAAACTCCAGAAGCCTAAAACGCTGTTGCACAAGAAGACCATCGAT TCAAAAAGGTTATATGAACAGAGGTGTAAGGAGGCTGAAGAAGCTGAGCAATCAGTGGGGAAGAAGACAAATGTGAACACATCCACCCACCGGCAGTCAGAAAAG GTGATGAACAGGGCCCGATTATGCAGGCAAGCAGCTAGCCTGGCAG AAAAGCAGTACAAATTGAATGTTGATCAATTAGTGAAGACTTGCCAGGACTGGGACAGGACATACAGGAGTGCATGTGAG GTGTTTCAGCAGCAGGAGTCTGAGCGCATTAATATCTTACGCTGTGCATTATGGGATCATTGCAATCTGATATCCATGCAGTGTGTCCAGGATGATGAC TGCTATGAAGAAGTAAGAAAGCTTTTAGAGCAGTGTGACATCATCGCTGACAACAACTGcttcattaaaatgaaaaagacagCCAGTTGTCCTCCAG CTCCCATTGAGTTTCAGAGTTACTCTGACCTGGACGCTAATGGAGGAGTCAGGGGGGTTGAAACGAAAAG ATTATCTGCCGTTCTTCCAGGGACTTCTTTCAGTG GGTATCCAGACGCAGGCAGTAATTCGGCCGGAACATACACATCAGCTCAACAAACAGGAGGAGTAACTGAGAAGTACATGGTGTTATATGATTTTAAAGCTCAG GAAGATGATGAACTGTCTGTCAGTAAAGGACAAGTTGTCACAGTCACCGAGCAAGGCGAGGATGGGTGGTGGAAAGCATGGAGGGATGGAATATCCGGGCTGGTCCCTGGAACGTACTTGACCAAAATCTCTCCACAGAGCTACAGTACACGTCTTACTGCTGCTCATCCTGAACATAATCCCATCAAATAG